Proteins encoded within one genomic window of Brassica rapa cultivar Chiifu-401-42 chromosome A09, CAAS_Brap_v3.01, whole genome shotgun sequence:
- the LOC103842394 gene encoding gamma-glutamyl peptidase 4, giving the protein MVEQKKYLLFLGVPDSEFAKKTYGGYHNVFVSLLGDEGEQWDSYRVLDGEFPDEKDLEKYDGFVISGSSHDAFQDTDWILKLCDIIKKLDEMKKKVLGVCFGHQLIARVKGGKVGRARKGPELCLGNITILKDAVAPENYFGEEVPTSLRIIKCHQDEVLELPESAKLLAYSSMYEVEMYSIEDNFLCIQGHPEYNRDILIDILDRVLAGGHITEDFVKTSKATLENNEADRQFWQKICKNFLKG; this is encoded by the exons ATGGTTGAACAGAAGAAGTACCTATTGTTTCTGGGGGTGCCTGATTCGGAGTTTGCCAAGAAAACGTACGGAGGATACCATAACGTGTTTGTTTCTTTGCTCGGCGATGAAGGAGAGCAATGGGATTCCTACAGAGTCTTGGACGGTGAGTTTCCCGACGAGAAGGATCTTGAGAAGTACGATGGATTTGTCATCAGTGGAAGCTCCCATGATGCCTTTCAGGACACTGATTGGATCTTGAAGCTTTGTGATATTATCAAGAAACTCgatgagatgaagaagaaagtttTAGGTGTATGCTTTGGCCACCAG CTAATAGCTAGAGTGAAGGGAGGGAAGGTAGGGAGAGCAAGGAAAGGACCAGAGCTTTGCCTCGGAAACATAACCATCCTGAAGGACGCAGTGGCGCCCGAAAACTACTTTGGTGAGGAAGTTCCGACGAGTCTGAGGATCATAAAATGTCATCAGGACGAAGTTTTGGAGCTGCCTGAAAGTGCAAAACTACTTGCATATTCAAGCATGTACGAGGTAGAAATGTATTCAATCGAAGATAACTTCCTCTGCATTCAGGGACATCCTGAGTATAACCGTGACATTTTGATCGATATCCTCGATCGTGTGCTTGCTGGAGGCCACATTACG GAAGACTTTGTGAAAACGTCAAAAGCAACATTGGAGAATAATGAAGCAGACAGGCAATTTTGGCAGAAGATTTGCAAAAACTTCCTCAAAGGTTAA
- the LOC103842392 gene encoding gamma-glutamyl peptidase 5 yields MVEQKRFALFLATCDSTFVKKTYGGYFNVFVSTFGEEGEQWDLFRVIDGEFPEEKDLDKYDGFIISGSLHDAFGDDDWIIKLCSICQKLDDMKKKVLGICFGHQILNRIKGGKIGRARRGADMGLRSITIAKDSVKPGGYFGDKTPNSLAIIKCHQDEVWELPESATLLAYSDKYNVEMASYGDHLLSIQGHPEYNKEILFEIIDRVVSLKLMEQDLADKAKATMEDAEPDRKQWQTLCKNFLKGKTNQI; encoded by the exons atggttGAGCAAAAGAGATTCGCTTTGTTCCTAGCGACGTGCGATTCAACGTTTGTGAAGAAGACATACGGAGGTTATTTCAACGTGTTCGTGTCCACATTTGGCGAAGAAGGAGAGCAATGGGATCTCTTCCGGGTGATCGACGGCGAGTTTCCGGAGGAGAAAGATCTGGACAAGTACGATGGTTTCATTATCAGTGGTAGTCTCCATGACGCTTTTGGAGATGATGATTGGATCATTAAGCTTTGTTCGATTTGTCAAAAACTGGACGACATGAAGAAGAAGGTTCTAGGTATCTGCTTTGGCCATCAG ATACTAAATAGAATCAAAGGAGGAAAAATCGGAAGAGCGAGGAGAGGTGCAGACATGGGACTCAGAAGCATAACAATAGCTAAAGACTCGGTGAAACCTGGTGGTTACTTCGGAGACAAGACTCCAAATTCACTAGCCATCATAAAATGTCACCAAGACGAAGTTTGGGAACTCCCTGAGTCAGCTACGTTGCTTGCTTATTCAGACAAATACAACGTCGAGATGGCCTCCTATGGAGATCACCTCCTCTCCATCCAAGGCCATCCTGAGTACAACAAAGAGATTCTCTTCGAGATCATCGATCGTGTTGTCAGTCTGAAGTTGATGGAG CAAGATCTTGCGGATAAGGCCAAAGCAACGATGGAAGACGCCGAACCAGATAGGAAACAGTGGCAGACTCTCTGCAAGAACTTTCTGAAAGGAAAAACCAATCAAATTTAA